One Oncorhynchus keta strain PuntledgeMale-10-30-2019 chromosome 11, Oket_V2, whole genome shotgun sequence DNA window includes the following coding sequences:
- the LOC127933089 gene encoding uncharacterized protein LOC127933089 isoform X31 yields MSLASPGHHTWFTLFSRSLASPGHHTWFTLFSRSLASPGHHTWFTLFSRSLASPGHHTWFTLFSRSLASPGHHTWFTLFSRSLAIPGHHTWFTLFSMSLASPGHHTWFTLFSRSLASPGHHTWFTLFSRSLASPGHHTWFTLFSRSLASPGHHTWVSLFSRSLASHGHHTWFTLFSRSLASPGHHTWFTLFSRSLASPGHHTWFTLFSRSLASPGHHTWFTLFSRSLASPGHHTWFTLFSRSLASPGHHTWFTLFSRSLASPGHHTWFTLFSRSLASPGHHTWFTLFSRSLASPGHHTWFTLFSRSLASPGHHTWFTLFSRSLASPGHHTWFTLFSRSLASPGHHTWFTLFSRSLASPGHHTWFTLFSRSLASPGHHTWFTLFSRSLASPGHHTWFTLFSRSLASPGHHTWFTLFSRSLASPGHHTWFTLFSRSLASPGHHTWFTLFSRSLASPGHHTWFTLFSRSLASPGHHTWFTLFSRSLACLGHHTWFCARAFLRSLSNLAVLWV; encoded by the exons ATGTCTTTAGCTAGCCCTGGCCACCACACATGGTTTACTTTGTTTTCCAGGTCTTTAGCTAGCCCTGGCCACCACACATGGTTCACGTTGTTTTCCAGGTCTTTAGCTAGCCCTGGCCACCACACATGGTTTACTTTGTTTTCCAGGTCTTTAGCTAGCCCTGGCCACCACACATGGTTTACTTTGTTTTCCAGGTCTTTAGCTAGCCCTGGCCACCACACATGGTTTACTTTGTTTTCCAGGTCTTTAGCTATCCCTGGCCACCACACATGGTTTACTTTGTTTTCCATGTCTTTAGCTAGCCCTGGCCACCACACATGGTTTACTTTGTTTTCCAGGTCTTTAGCTAGCCCTGGCCACCACACATGGTTCACGTTGTTTTCCAGGTCTTTAGCTAGCCCTGGCCACCACACATGGTTTACTTTGTTTTCCAGGTCTTTAGCTAGCCCTGGCCACCACACATGGGTCAGTTTGTTTTCCAGGTCTTTAGCTAGCCATGGCCACCACACATGGTTTACTTTGTTTTCCAGGTCTTTAGCTAGCCCTGGCCACCACACATGGTTTACTTTGTTTTCCAGGTCTTTAGCTAGCCCTGGCCACCACACATGGTTTACTTTGTTTTCCAGGTCTTTAGCTAGCCCTGGCCACCACACATGGTTTACTTTGTTTTCAAGGTCTTTAGCTAGCCCTGGCCACCACACATGGTTTACTTTGTTTTCAAGGTCTTTAGCTAGCCCTGGCCACCACACATGGTTCACTTTGTTTTCCAGGTCTTTAGCTAGCCCTGGCCACCACACATGGTTTACTTTGTTTTCCAGGTCTTTAGCTAGCCCTGGCCACCACACATGGTTTACTTTGTTTTCAAGGTCTTTAGCTAGCCCTGGCCACCACACATGGTTTACTTTGTTTTCAAG GTCTTTAGCTAGCCCTGGCCACCACACATGGTTCACTTTGTTTTCCAG GTCTTTAGCTAGCCCTGGCCACCACACATGGTTTACTTTGTTTTCCAGGTCTTTAGCTAGCCCTGGCCACCACACATGGTTTACTTTGTTTTCCAGGTCTTTAGCTAGCCCTGGCCACCACACATGGTTTACTTTGTTTTCAAGGTCTTTAGCTAGCCCTGGCCACCACACATGGTTTACTTTGTTTTCCAGGTCTTTAGCTAGCCCTGGCCACCACACATGGTTTACTTTGTTTTCAAGGTCTTTAGCTAGCCCTGGCCACCACACATGGTTCACTTTGTTTTCCAGGTCTTTAGCTAGCCCTGGCCACCACACATGGTTTACTTTGTTTTCAAGGTCTTTAGCTAGCCCTGGCCACCACACATGGTTTACTTTGTTTTCAAGGTCTTTAGCTAGCCCTGGCCACCACACATGGTTCACTTTGTTTTCCAGGTCTTTAGCTAGCCCTGGCCACCACACATGGTTTACTTTGTTTTCCAGGTCTTTAGCTTGCCTTGGCCACCACACATGGTTTTGTGCCAGGGCCTTCTTGCGGTCGTTGAGTAACCTCGCTGTTCTGTGGGTATGA
- the LOC127933089 gene encoding uncharacterized protein LOC127933089 isoform X48 → MSLASPGHHTWFTLFSRSLASPGHHTWFTLFSRSLASPGHHTWFTLFSRSLASPGHHTWFTLFSRSLASPGHHTWFTLFSRSLAIPGHHTWFTLFSMSLASPGHHTWFTLFSRSLASPGHHTWFTLFSRSLASPGHHTWFTLFSRSLASPGHHTWFTLFSRSLASPGHHTWFTLFSRSLASPGHHTWFTLFSRSLASPGHHTWFTLFSRSLASPGHHTWFTLFSRSLASPGHHTWFTLFSRSLASPGHHTWFTLFSRSLASPGHHTWFTLFSRSLASPGHHTWFTLFSRSLASPGHHTWFTLFSRSLACLGHHTWFCARAFLRSLSNLAVLWV, encoded by the exons ATGTCTTTAGCTAGCCCTGGCCACCACACATGGTTTACTTTGTTTTCCAGGTCTTTAGCTAGCCCTGGCCACCACACATGGTTCACGTTGTTTTCCAGGTCTTTAGCTAGCCCTGGCCACCACACATGGTTTACTTTGTTTTCCAGGTCTTTAGCTAGCCCTGGCCACCACACATGGTTTACTTTGTTTTCCAGGTCTTTAGCTAGCCCTGGCCACCACACATGGTTTACTTTGTTTTCCAGGTCTTTAGCTATCCCTGGCCACCACACATGGTTTACTTTGTTTTCCATGTCTTTAGCTAGCCCTGGCCACCACACATGGTTTACTTTGTTTTCCAGGTCTTTAGCTAGCCCTGGCCACCACACATGGTTCACGTTGTTTTCCAGGTCTTTAGCTAGCCCTGGCCACCACACATGGTTTACTTTGTTTTCCAG GTCTTTAGCTAGCCCTGGCCACCACACATGGTTTACTTTGTTTTCCAGGTCTTTAGCTAGCCCTGGCCACCACACATGGTTTACTTTGTTTTCCAGGTCTTTAGCTAGCCCTGGCCACCACACATGGTTTACTTTGTTTTCAAGGTCTTTAGCTAGCCCTGGCCACCACACATGGTTTACTTTGTTTTCCAGGTCTTTAGCTAGCCCTGGCCACCACACATGGTTTACTTTGTTTTCAAGGTCTTTAGCTAGCCCTGGCCACCACACATGGTTCACTTTGTTTTCCAGGTCTTTAGCTAGCCCTGGCCACCACACATGGTTTACTTTGTTTTCAAGGTCTTTAGCTAGCCCTGGCCACCACACATGGTTTACTTTGTTTTCAAGGTCTTTAGCTAGCCCTGGCCACCACACATGGTTCACTTTGTTTTCCAGGTCTTTAGCTAGCCCTGGCCACCACACATGGTTTACTTTGTTTTCCAGGTCTTTAGCTTGCCTTGGCCACCACACATGGTTTTGTGCCAGGGCCTTCTTGCGGTCGTTGAGTAACCTCGCTGTTCTGTGGGTATGA
- the LOC127933089 gene encoding uncharacterized protein LOC127933089 isoform X8, which yields MSLASPGHHTWFTLFSRSLASPGHHTWFTLFSRSLASPGHHTWFTLFSRSLASPGHHTWFTLFSRSLASPGHHTWFTLFSRSLAIPGHHTWFTLFSMSLASPGHHTWFTLFSRSLASPGHHTWFTLFSRSLASPGHHTWFTLFSRSLASPGHHTWVSLFSRSLASHGHHTWFTLFSRSLASPGHHTWFTLFSRSLASPGHHTWFTLFSRSLASPGHHTWFTLFSRSLASPGHHTWFTLFSRSLASPGHHTWFTLFSRSLASPGHHTWFTLFSRSLASPGHHTWFTLFSRSLASPGHHTWFTLFSRSLASPGHHTWFTLFSRSLASPGHHTWFTLFSMSLASPGHHTWFTLFSRSLASPGHHTWFTLFSRSLASPGHHTWFTLFSRSLASPGHHTWFTLFSMSLASPGHHTWFTLFSRSLASPGHHTWFTLFSRSLASPGHHTWFTLFSRSLASPGHHTWVSLFSRSLASHGHHTWFTLFSRSLASPGHHTWFTLFSRSLASPGHHTWFTLFSRSLASPGHHTWFTLFSRSLASPGHHTWFTLFSRSLASPGHHTWFTLFSRSLASPGHHTWFTLFSRSLASPGHHTWFTLFSRSLASPGHHTWFTLFSRSLASPGHHTWFTLFSRSLASPGHHTWFTLFSRSLACLGHHTWFCARAFLRSLSNLAVLWV from the exons ATGTCTTTAGCTAGCCCTGGCCACCACACATGGTTTACTTTGTTTTCCAGGTCTTTAGCTAGCCCTGGCCACCACACATGGTTCACGTTGTTTTCCAGGTCTTTAGCTAGCCCTGGCCACCACACATGGTTTACTTTGTTTTCCAGGTCTTTAGCTAGCCCTGGCCACCACACATGGTTTACTTTGTTTTCCAGGTCTTTAGCTAGCCCTGGCCACCACACATGGTTTACTTTGTTTTCCAGGTCTTTAGCTATCCCTGGCCACCACACATGGTTTACTTTGTTTTCCATGTCTTTAGCTAGCCCTGGCCACCACACATGGTTTACTTTGTTTTCCAGGTCTTTAGCTAGCCCTGGCCACCACACATGGTTCACGTTGTTTTCCAGGTCTTTAGCTAGCCCTGGCCACCACACATGGTTTACTTTGTTTTCCAGGTCTTTAGCTAGCCCTGGCCACCACACATGGGTCAGTTTGTTTTCCAGGTCTTTAGCTAGCCATGGCCACCACACATGGTTTACTTTGTTTTCCAGGTCTTTAGCTAGCCCTGGCCACCACACATGGTTTACTTTGTTTTCCAGGTCTTTAGCTAGCCCTGGCCACCACACATGGTTTACTTTGTTTTCCAGGTCTTTAGCTAGCCCTGGCCACCACACATGGTTTACTTTGTTTTCAAGGTCTTTAGCTAGCCCTGGCCACCACACATGGTTTACTTTGTTTTCAAGGTCTTTAGCTAGCCCTGGCCACCACACATGGTTCACTTTGTTTTCCAG GTCTTTAGCTAGCCCTGGCCACCACACATGGTTTACTTTGTTTTCAAGGTCTTTAGCTAGCCCTGGCCACCACACATGGTTTACTTTGTTTTCAAGGTCTTTAGCTAGCCCTGGCCACCACACATGGTTTACTTTGTTTTCAAGGTCTTTAGCTAGCCCTGGCCACCACACATGGTTTACTTTGTTTTCCAGGTCTTTAGCTAGCCCTGGCCACCACACATGGTTTACTTTGTTTTCCATGTCTTTAGCTAGCCCTGGCCACCACACATGGTTTACTTTGTTTTCCAGGTCTTTAGCTAGCCCTGGCCACCACACATGGTTCACTTTGTTTTCCAG GTCTTTAGCTAGCCCTGGCCACCACACATGGTTTACTTTGTTTTCCAGGTCTTTAGCTAGCCCTGGCCACCACACATGGTTTACTTTGTTTTCCATGTCTTTAGCTAGCCCTGGCCACCACACATGGTTTACTTTGTTTTCCAGGTCTTTAGCTAGCCCTGGCCACCACACATGGTTCACGTTGTTTTCCAGGTCTTTAGCTAGCCCTGGCCACCACACATGGTTTACTTTGTTTTCCAG GTCTTTAGCTAGCCCTGGCCACCACACATGGGTCAGTTTGTTTTCCAGGTCTTTAGCTAGCCATGGCCACCACACATGGTTTACTTTGTTTTCCAGGTCTTTAGCTAGCCCTGGCCACCACACATGGTTTACTTTGTTTTCCAGGTCTTTAGCTAGCCCTGGCCACCACACATGGTTTACTTTGTTTTCCAGGTCTTTAGCTAGCCCTGGCCACCACACATGGTTTACTTTGTTTTCAAGGTCTTTAGCTAGCCCTGGCCACCACACATGGTTTACTTTGTTTTCCAGGTCTTTAGCTAGCCCTGGCCACCACACATGGTTTACTTTGTTTTCAAGGTCTTTAGCTAGCCCTGGCCACCACACATGGTTCACTTTGTTTTCCAGGTCTTTAGCTAGCCCTGGCCACCACACATGGTTTACTTTGTTTTCAAGGTCTTTAGCTAGCCCTGGCCACCACACATGGTTTACTTTGTTTTCAAGGTCTTTAGCTAGCCCTGGCCACCACACATGGTTCACTTTGTTTTCCAGGTCTTTAGCTAGCCCTGGCCACCACACATGGTTTACTTTGTTTTCCAGGTCTTTAGCTTGCCTTGGCCACCACACATGGTTTTGTGCCAGGGCCTTCTTGCGGTCGTTGAGTAACCTCGCTGTTCTGTGGGTATGA
- the LOC127933089 gene encoding uncharacterized protein LOC127933089 isoform X32, whose product MSLASPGHHTWFTLFSRSLASPGHHTWFTLFSRSLASPGHHTWFTLFSRSLASPGHHTWFTLFSRSLASPGHHTWFTLFSRSLAIPGHHTWFTLFSMSLASPGHHTWFTLFSRSLASPGHHTWFTLFSRSLASPGHHTWFTLFSRSLASPGHHTWVSLFSRSLASHGHHTWFTLFSRSLASPGHHTWFTLFSRSLASPGHHTWFTLFSRSLASPGHHTWFTLFSRSLASPGHHTWFTLFSRSLASPGHHTWFTLFSRSLASPGHHTWFTLFSRSLASPGHHTWFTLFSRSLASPGHHTWFTLFSRSLASPGHHTWFTLFSRSLASPGHHTWFTLFSRSLASPGHHTWFTLFSRSLASPGHHTWFTLFSRSLASPGHHTWFTLFSRSLASPGHHTWFTLFSRSLASPGHHTWFTLFSRSLASPGHHTWFTLFSRSLASPGHHTWFTLFSRSLASPGHHTWFTLFSRSLACLGHHTWFCARAFLRSLSNLAVLWV is encoded by the exons ATGTCTTTAGCTAGCCCTGGCCACCACACATGGTTTACTTTGTTTTCCAGGTCTTTAGCTAGCCCTGGCCACCACACATGGTTCACGTTGTTTTCCAGGTCTTTAGCTAGCCCTGGCCACCACACATGGTTTACTTTGTTTTCCAGGTCTTTAGCTAGCCCTGGCCACCACACATGGTTTACTTTGTTTTCCAGGTCTTTAGCTAGCCCTGGCCACCACACATGGTTTACTTTGTTTTCCAGGTCTTTAGCTATCCCTGGCCACCACACATGGTTTACTTTGTTTTCCATGTCTTTAGCTAGCCCTGGCCACCACACATGGTTTACTTTGTTTTCCAGGTCTTTAGCTAGCCCTGGCCACCACACATGGTTCACGTTGTTTTCCAGGTCTTTAGCTAGCCCTGGCCACCACACATGGTTTACTTTGTTTTCCAGGTCTTTAGCTAGCCCTGGCCACCACACATGGGTCAGTTTGTTTTCCAGGTCTTTAGCTAGCCATGGCCACCACACATGGTTTACTTTGTTTTCCAGGTCTTTAGCTAGCCCTGGCCACCACACATGGTTTACTTTGTTTTCCAGGTCTTTAGCTAGCCCTGGCCACCACACATGGTTTACTTTGTTTTCCAGGTCTTTAGCTAGCCCTGGCCACCACACATGGTTTACTTTGTTTTCAAGGTCTTTAGCTAGCCCTGGCCACCACACATGGTTTACTTTGTTTTCAAGGTCTTTAGCTAGCCCTGGCCACCACACATGGTTCACTTTGTTTTCCAGGTCTTTAGCTAGCCCTGGCCACCACACATGGTTTACTTTGTTTTCCAGGTCTTTAGCTAGCCCTGGCCACCACACATGGTTTACTTTGTTTTCAAGGTCTTTAGCTAGCCCTGGCCACCACACATGGTTTACTTTGTTTTCAAGGTCTTTAGCTAGCCCTGGCCACCACACATGGTTTACTTTGTTTTCAAGGTCTTTAGCTAGCCCTGGCCACCACACATGGTTTACTTTGTTTTCAAG GTCTTTAGCTAGCCCTGGCCACCACACATGGTTTACTTTGTTTTCAAGGTCTTTAGCTAGCCCTGGCCACCACACATGGTTTACTTTGTTTTCCAGGTCTTTAGCTAGCCCTGGCCACCACACATGGTTTACTTTGTTTTCAAGGTCTTTAGCTAGCCCTGGCCACCACACATGGTTCACTTTGTTTTCCAGGTCTTTAGCTAGCCCTGGCCACCACACATGGTTTACTTTGTTTTCAAGGTCTTTAGCTAGCCCTGGCCACCACACATGGTTTACTTTGTTTTCAAGGTCTTTAGCTAGCCCTGGCCACCACACATGGTTCACTTTGTTTTCCAGGTCTTTAGCTAGCCCTGGCCACCACACATGGTTTACTTTGTTTTCCAGGTCTTTAGCTTGCCTTGGCCACCACACATGGTTTTGTGCCAGGGCCTTCTTGCGGTCGTTGAGTAACCTCGCTGTTCTGTGGGTATGA
- the LOC127933089 gene encoding uncharacterized protein LOC127933089 isoform X45 gives MSLASPGHHTWFTLFSRSLASPGHHTWFTLFSRSLASPGHHTWFTLFSRSLASPGHHTWFTLFSRSLASPGHHTWFTLFSRSLAIPGHHTWFTLFSMSLASPGHHTWFTLFSRSLASPGHHTWFTLFSRSLASPGHHTWFTLFSRSLASPGHHTWVSLFSRSLASHGHHTWFTLFSRSLASPGHHTWFTLFSRSLASPGHHTWFTLFSRSLASPGHHTWFTLFSRSLASPGHHTWFTLFSRSLASPGHHTWFTLFSRSLASPGHHTWFTLFSRSLASPGHHTWFTLFSRSLASPGHHTWFTLFSRSLASPGHHTWFTLFSRSLASPGHHTWFTLFSRSLASPGHHTWFTLFSRSLASPGHHTWFTLFSRSLACLGHHTWFCARAFLRSLSNLAVLWV, from the exons ATGTCTTTAGCTAGCCCTGGCCACCACACATGGTTTACTTTGTTTTCCAGGTCTTTAGCTAGCCCTGGCCACCACACATGGTTCACGTTGTTTTCCAGGTCTTTAGCTAGCCCTGGCCACCACACATGGTTTACTTTGTTTTCCAGGTCTTTAGCTAGCCCTGGCCACCACACATGGTTTACTTTGTTTTCCAGGTCTTTAGCTAGCCCTGGCCACCACACATGGTTTACTTTGTTTTCCAGGTCTTTAGCTATCCCTGGCCACCACACATGGTTTACTTTGTTTTCCATGTCTTTAGCTAGCCCTGGCCACCACACATGGTTTACTTTGTTTTCCAGGTCTTTAGCTAGCCCTGGCCACCACACATGGTTCACGTTGTTTTCCAGGTCTTTAGCTAGCCCTGGCCACCACACATGGTTTACTTTGTTTTCCAGGTCTTTAGCTAGCCCTGGCCACCACACATGGGTCAGTTTGTTTTCCAGGTCTTTAGCTAGCCATGGCCACCACACATGGTTTACTTTGTTTTCCAGGTCTTTAGCTAGCCCTGGCCACCACACATGGTTTACTTTGTTTTCCAGGTCTTTAGCTAGCCCTGGCCACCACACATGGTTTACTTTGTTTTCCAGGTCTTTAGCTAGCCCTGGCCACCACACATGGTTTACTTTGTTTTCAAGGTCTTTAGCTAGCCCTGGCCACCACACATGGTTTACTTTGTTTTCAAG GTCTTTAGCTAGCCCTGGCCACCACACATGGTTTACTTTGTTTTCAAGGTCTTTAGCTAGCCCTGGCCACCACACATGGTTTACTTTGTTTTCCAGGTCTTTAGCTAGCCCTGGCCACCACACATGGTTTACTTTGTTTTCAAGGTCTTTAGCTAGCCCTGGCCACCACACATGGTTCACTTTGTTTTCCAGGTCTTTAGCTAGCCCTGGCCACCACACATGGTTTACTTTGTTTTCAAGGTCTTTAGCTAGCCCTGGCCACCACACATGGTTTACTTTGTTTTCAAGGTCTTTAGCTAGCCCTGGCCACCACACATGGTTCACTTTGTTTTCCAGGTCTTTAGCTAGCCCTGGCCACCACACATGGTTTACTTTGTTTTCCAGGTCTTTAGCTTGCCTTGGCCACCACACATGGTTTTGTGCCAGGGCCTTCTTGCGGTCGTTGAGTAACCTCGCTGTTCTGTGGGTATGA
- the LOC127933089 gene encoding uncharacterized protein LOC127933089 isoform X12 translates to MSLASPGHHTWFTLFSRSLASPGHHTWFTLFSRSLASPGHHTWFTLFSRSLASPGHHTWFTLFSRSLASPGHHTWFTLFSRSLAIPGHHTWFTLFSMSLASPGHHTWFTLFSRSLASPGHHTWFTLFSRSLASPGHHTWFTLFSRSLASPGHHTWFTLFSRSLASPGHHTWFTLFSRSLASPGHHTWFTLFSRSLASPGHHTWFTLFSRSLASPGHHTWFTLFSRSLASPGHHTWFTLFSRSLASPGHHTWFTLFSRSLASPGHHTWFTLFSRSLASPGHHTWFTLFSRSLASPGHHTWFTLFSRSLASPGHHTWFTLFSMSLASPGHHTWFTLFSRSLASPGHHTWFTLFSRSLASPGHHTWFTLFSRSLASPGHHTWFTLFSMSLASPGHHTWFTLFSRSLASPGHHTWFTLFSRSLASPGHHTWFTLFSRSLASPGHHTWVSLFSRSLASHGHHTWFTLFSRSLASPGHHTWFTLFSRSLASPGHHTWFTLFSRSLASPGHHTWFTLFSRSLASPGHHTWFTLFSRSLASPGHHTWFTLFSRSLASPGHHTWFTLFSRSLASPGHHTWFTLFSRSLASPGHHTWFTLFSRSLASPGHHTWFTLFSRSLASPGHHTWFTLFSRSLACLGHHTWFCARAFLRSLSNLAVLWV, encoded by the exons ATGTCTTTAGCTAGCCCTGGCCACCACACATGGTTTACTTTGTTTTCCAGGTCTTTAGCTAGCCCTGGCCACCACACATGGTTCACGTTGTTTTCCAGGTCTTTAGCTAGCCCTGGCCACCACACATGGTTTACTTTGTTTTCCAGGTCTTTAGCTAGCCCTGGCCACCACACATGGTTTACTTTGTTTTCCAGGTCTTTAGCTAGCCCTGGCCACCACACATGGTTTACTTTGTTTTCCAGGTCTTTAGCTATCCCTGGCCACCACACATGGTTTACTTTGTTTTCCATGTCTTTAGCTAGCCCTGGCCACCACACATGGTTTACTTTGTTTTCCAGGTCTTTAGCTAGCCCTGGCCACCACACATGGTTCACGTTGTTTTCCAG GTCTTTAGCTAGCCCTGGCCACCACACATGGTTTACTTTGTTTTCCAGGTCTTTAGCTAGCCCTGGCCACCACACATGGTTTACTTTGTTTTCCAGGTCTTTAGCTAGCCCTGGCCACCACACATGGTTTACTTTGTTTTCAAGGTCTTTAGCTAGCCCTGGCCACCACACATGGTTTACTTTGTTTTCAAGGTCTTTAGCTAGCCCTGGCCACCACACATGGTTCACTTTGTTTTCCAGGTCTTTAGCTAGCCCTGGCCACCACACATGGTTTACTTTGTTTTCCAGGTCTTTAGCTAGCCCTGGCCACCACACATGGTTTACTTTGTTTTCAAGGTCTTTAGCTAGCCCTGGCCACCACACATGGTTTACTTTGTTTTCAAGGTCTTTAGCTAGCCCTGGCCACCACACATGGTTTACTTTGTTTTCAAGGTCTTTAGCTAGCCCTGGCCACCACACATGGTTTACTTTGTTTTCAAGGTCTTTAGCTAGCCCTGGCCACCACACATGGTTTACTTTGTTTTCCAGGTCTTTAGCTAGCCCTGGCCACCACACATGGTTTACTTTGTTTTCCATGTCTTTAGCTAGCCCTGGCCACCACACATGGTTTACTTTGTTTTCCAGGTCTTTAGCTAGCCCTGGCCACCACACATGGTTCACTTTGTTTTCCAG GTCTTTAGCTAGCCCTGGCCACCACACATGGTTTACTTTGTTTTCCAGGTCTTTAGCTAGCCCTGGCCACCACACATGGTTTACTTTGTTTTCCATGTCTTTAGCTAGCCCTGGCCACCACACATGGTTTACTTTGTTTTCCAGGTCTTTAGCTAGCCCTGGCCACCACACATGGTTCACGTTGTTTTCCAGGTCTTTAGCTAGCCCTGGCCACCACACATGGTTTACTTTGTTTTCCAG GTCTTTAGCTAGCCCTGGCCACCACACATGGGTCAGTTTGTTTTCCAGGTCTTTAGCTAGCCATGGCCACCACACATGGTTTACTTTGTTTTCCAGGTCTTTAGCTAGCCCTGGCCACCACACATGGTTTACTTTGTTTTCCAGGTCTTTAGCTAGCCCTGGCCACCACACATGGTTTACTTTGTTTTCCAGGTCTTTAGCTAGCCCTGGCCACCACACATGGTTTACTTTGTTTTCAAGGTCTTTAGCTAGCCCTGGCCACCACACATGGTTTACTTTGTTTTCCAGGTCTTTAGCTAGCCCTGGCCACCACACATGGTTTACTTTGTTTTCAAGGTCTTTAGCTAGCCCTGGCCACCACACATGGTTCACTTTGTTTTCCAGGTCTTTAGCTAGCCCTGGCCACCACACATGGTTTACTTTGTTTTCAAGGTCTTTAGCTAGCCCTGGCCACCACACATGGTTTACTTTGTTTTCAAGGTCTTTAGCTAGCCCTGGCCACCACACATGGTTCACTTTGTTTTCCAGGTCTTTAGCTAGCCCTGGCCACCACACATGGTTTACTTTGTTTTCCAGGTCTTTAGCTTGCCTTGGCCACCACACATGGTTTTGTGCCAGGGCCTTCTTGCGGTCGTTGAGTAACCTCGCTGTTCTGTGGGTATGA